GTGATAATGATTGAGAACTTACTCCCAGAAACCAGTCTTGCACAAGCACGGCATAGAAAGTCCAAATCCCTCCATTCAAGAACAGGAAAAATGAGAGCAGGAAAGGCATATACTCCACACTTTTTGTTGTCACCACAGTTTTCTGCATGGCCAAGAATATGCCTATTAATTATTTGTGTTATAAGCAAAGGTTTAATTCATGATACTCATCAATCCCTCCCATTGCGTAGGGTTGCCCAGGTGAGACTGGAAAGAAAACTCTACCAAATATATGATAGCAAAAGGAAGCTGAGATCATAAGAAATCTCAGATGGGACGCATGTGATGTCATTAGCTTGGATTTTTTAGCAAGCATCTTATTCTTAACTCTAATCCACAAGGTCTAAAGTACCTATGGTTTCAATATGTCCACCTTTTCCTCCAACCTAAAAGGCAATCCTGAGCTTACTAAATGTTGAATGGTAGAGTGAAGTAAATGGAAAATTAAATTTaaccgacaaaaaaaaaagtgtctaAAGACATAAGGAAAACGAGGTAAAATTGCTAAAATCCATCAAGCAACCCTAAATATTGCCAGTCCAAAGAGACCGGAGGAGTAATTGAAAATCTGGACAGCAAGAAACatgaaaaccctaaaaattGGTGAAATTTGGATTCTTGAAGTATTATATACATCTGAGTCATAAATTGCTTGGAATAAGTAAACCAAGAAGTCAGAACGACTTGACTCATGAAATGCTTGTATTTACTTTTTAACAGCTAATTAACATGGGAGAGACGATCTTACCATGGCTGCAAGAGGGGAGCCATACATGATGATGTTTAGGCCTGAAGACATGTAGCCTATTACATCGATCCTCGTATCTCCGGTCGTCAAGAATTGAGTGGCTAAAATGGCCGCCGCCAAAAATCCGACGTCCAAAGCACCGGCAAGTACGGCAGTCTTGCCCTGTTGATCAACATTGGTACATGAACTTGATGTCAGCAATGACTTGCTTATCATGCGAGTAAATCTTCATTTggacctcaagaaagatgatacATTTTGCAAAGATCAGGATGGGGAGGGGGCGGAGATGATTTACATACCTTCATTTTTGGAGGAGCAAAAATGAGGAACAAAGATACATAAATTATTTCAACGACCACACCAAAACCATTGACTGTTGCCACGAGATAACTTCCTGGCCTTGTAATTCCATAGTATGTCCATAATGATGAATTCAGCAGTGTACAAATGTAAGGAAGACTCTCAAAATCCTCAGTCGATTTACGCTTCACAATCCTCCAAAACGTCTTCCTGGAAATATTTTACAGCAATTTTCTCATTTGAGTACAGAATATATACATATCTAACCTTTCAATATTTGCTTTGATGAATCAGTCAGCATATTTCACTTACACCGGAGAAAGAAACATGAGCACTGAGATGATGTTTCCTGCAAAACAATGATCATAATTGATTGTAGTCAAAATTAAAACTGAAAAAGCGATGACGGAGAGAAAATAACTTGTGAATTGTTTAGACAAATGATTACCTATTATGCCAACGAATAAAATTAGTGTCTCCATGTTGAGCAAAACTCTGGCCTGCAAAAATGCTGTTGTGGCCCTTTAAGGGAAGAAATATGTTAGGGAGAAAGTTTGGTAAGTTTTCAACTTAAACAAACTAGAGAACGGATTTCATGTATGTCCTATTCAACAGTAATGGGATATTTCTATGTGAACAAGTTTGCAGGTGAACATGAACACATGACGTGGGCCTATATGTGCATCCCCGAATTTGACATGATGTTTGGAATTGCAAATATATAAAAAGAAATTGGAAAGCTTAAGTTCTAGTTCAAACTAAGTTTTACCAATTGTATACCGAATTATAGTTCATTAATGACTACAAGTAAGATTAAACAAAAATGCTGTACTTTGAATTACAAATATTTTCTAGGTAAATCCGGTCTTAGGCATTGTTTGATAATGCAGTTCAATACTTAAACTTAATATATTTAAATCTTAACATGTTCAAACGTGTTTGATAATTAAAAATAGaacatttaaattaattaagtagGTTTGAATTGTGTAGGCAAaacttattttaaaaaaataataagtaataaattattcacttatcacttaatgcaGAATGCACTCAAATGttagaattttattatttataatttaacggatttggatttcaaattttagattttaaaatttaaatttcaaatttatcaaatgcacccttGTGTATAAGTTTAtacatttttgacaaaaaaaattatcagtTTATACAGGGCAATCATGACAATTTCATGTTCTATTAAAATGCTTTTACTTCACCAACCAAATATGGCACAAGAGGGCTCTCAATTCACATGGAGAAATCTTCTCTCAACTCCTTCAAAGAAGAGGTTTCAGTCTTCACAATGTCGTGCTTAAATCTTCTACATGATTTGCACTAAGTCATAACTACTTCCATCAGAAACaggcattttttttattttacaaatCAATATTTAAAAAGAGGTGACATACTCACTTTACttaaactaaaaacaaaatcATAATTAAATTATCTGCTCGTATAGCGCACGTTAATAAAAAAACTAATACACATTTTAGCTTTTGGGGTTCATTGGCTGAATATAAATTTGCTTGTCGGCCAATGCTTAAAAAAATAGCTGGACAAACTATTCAACGTTCCCTgcttttttttaaggaaaaataaTGCACCAACATTCAAAAAATAATGCAATGCTTAAAAAAGTAATAGCTCGACAAACCATTCAACATACCctgctttttttttaaaggaaaaataatgCACCAACATTCAAAAAGGAAtatgaaaggaagaaaaagctgttttaaagaaaattttttgtaattgcatcgttatttttcaaagaaaaatttttacgtcttctgtgaacatatttttcagttatctttttatctcatatatatcaaatcgttataatctatttttttatacaaacttctaaaaatagcaattcaaacggAGCATAAATGATGATTAACATGATGATTGCAATAATTGAATCCAAGTATTGCTTCTGCTTGAGATTACTGAACAGAAGAGGGGACGATGAAAAAGACATCACATTTTAGCCTTCTCACGTGTTTTACATGCATTCTCGAACCAGGGACCAAGTCCAATTATCGTTAGGAAACACATCAGAAGTACTAATATTTTAAGATTGCGACATTAaatgttttttgtttttacgcccagattttttttttggtttgtgtggtgtgtgtgtgtgtgtgtgtgtgtgtggggttTTACGTGCAGATTAAGATGCCAAAGTAACATGAATCTTGTGGTTCTGAAATCTTACCATATGGTACGGCAAGTCAACTGTACAGTGGTCTACGCCCAGAAAATTCCTTGGCATCGCTTCTATGACTTGTGATAAGTTATTATACAGAGTAGTGACAACTAACAATAGATCTGGAGATAGcttcgggaaaaaaaaaatttctggagAATTAATACTTACTTTTCTATAAGATTATTTGTGATTTTGGCCATCATTAGGCAATTAGGCATCATCATATAGTTTAGCTGTCAAAGATTCCCAAGTATGATTCTCACATAGTTTTGCCTCTAATCTACTTGGCCTCTCAAAaaatgttccttttttttttttatgttttacgTAGTAGTTATTTACAAAATCTCTGCTTGGGAAAGTTTCCTGGGaataggaattttttttttatactctCCCATCCCCTTCTCACTTCTAACTGCTAAGCACAAGATTTAAACTCTAAATTTAATAGTAACGAAGGCTCTAAAATCTCGTTTCTGGACAATGGCCGACCATAGAGATTGGAAATAGGAAGATTAACTAAGAATATTATAGGTGTAAAATGTATACTCACACAACTAAGAATGTCTCGAAATAAGTCAGAATATAtaatttttcctttcaagttTTGGTGTGATTGATCTTCTTTCCTTGTCAAACTCCACGTACTTGTGAATATATTTAGTTTTGGTGGCACCCCTGTGACAGCTAGACCATTATAGACTTAAATAGTTTTCAAGATAAGCCTTGGATTTGGTTAGCACTCATGTCCATGAAGACGAGATTGTTCAAACTTCAAAGTGGATCGGACAGTGAAGTATTGAATTGATTGCAGCTCAGATCTAAGTAGCTTAGTGATGTCCAATGTTGAAGGTTACTAGGAATTATTGGACCAAAAAAACACTGTAGGAACAAAGGTCGAGATGAACAAGTGAAATCACATTAAAGAATCACAGAGGGATTGTGAAGTTAAATATATTAGAACTGAGGTCAAGTGAGATAAGAGATGTGAAATTAAGGTGTCCAATATAAGGAAAGGTATAAATACCACAATCTCGTAATGTTAATAGGGATAAGAAACGAAAGCTTGTTAATTGCTTGTAACCATTCTTGATCCTCTCCTAGATCCACTCTAGAGAGGTCTAAATGTTTCAAGAAATAAAGACTAGCAGCCAATCTATAACCACTTATCCAAGCACAAAAACATCCTAATTTATTACCAAGATCGAGATAGTCTAAAGCTGAGAGATTTCCTAATTGGGGGAGGAATTGTCCCATTGAAACCTACATAAGAAAGGTTGAGACATCTCAAAATTTTCAAGGATCCTATAAATGTTGGGattcgaattcctgcaaaataATTCGAGCTGAAATCCAAGTAATGCAAATGTTGCAGATTCGCTAATGAAGGACTTATCTGGCCTCCCAATCAAGTTTTACCATATATAGAGAAATAATTTTGCGTGTCCCCAAAGGTTAATCGACCATAATCAAAGGCGGCACTATTACGTAGATCAAGTTTCATCACATGTCAAATATTTCTGCTGTAGCCAACTCCTTTCCATGAACAACAATCTTCTCCAGTTCAGGATGCCAAACAATTTGATTCGTCAATTAGACATTTCTTAAACTCGAAGAGAGCTTTTCGCTCGCTTTCAAAGCAATTTACATTTGAATATACTCTTGCGTGGAAACCAAGATCAATCCAATCTGCCAAAAAAACAAACCCTTCTTTACATACTTCAAAATAGATGTTTTTCTCCATACTTTATATCTTATAACCCTTCTTcgagttatgatttttattttgacagctttttttttggcaaattt
This portion of the Coffea arabica cultivar ET-39 chromosome 2e, Coffea Arabica ET-39 HiFi, whole genome shotgun sequence genome encodes:
- the LOC113732897 gene encoding bidirectional sugar transporter SWEET17-like — protein: METLILFVGIIGNIISVLMFLSPVKTFWRIVKRKSTEDFESLPYICTLLNSSLWTYYGITRPGSYLVATVNGFGVVVEIIYVSLFLIFAPPKMKGKTAVLAGALDVGFLAAAILATQFLTTGDTRIDVIGYMSSGLNIIMYGSPLAAMKTVVTTKSVEYMPFLLSFFLFLNGGIWTFYAVLVQDWFLGVPNGIGFILGTVQLVLYAIYRNAKSSYSASADLEQASERQSLLPPSASGHTSHG